In the Gemmatimonas sp. genome, one interval contains:
- a CDS encoding uracil-DNA glycosylase, with protein sequence MDAKDRLRRYLEQRRELGESELVLDSLSIEDVMKMVGAKSSAPKVADVPATAKSKAPALADRDADAPPPDQTHDMTSAPVTPPPEPGVRFDRGATTDWREALRNAGAMRPSDASSAPPIVVTPSPAAEAAADAANTAAAASTQAMADTPIKNLPAWLSALELPLGIEAGRLRVIDAAPDVASLPTLEEIAEHVAGCTRCALYKSAKHHVLGEGNPQAELLCVGEAPGVHEDEQGRPFVGEAGQLLTKILGAIQLSREEVFICNVLKHRPPGNRDPLPDEVVACQPYLLRQIELVRPRVILALGRFAAQTLLQTTTGIGALRGRIHRFHGVPLIVTYHPAALLRNESWKRPTWEDVKLARRILDASRAASADSTAP encoded by the coding sequence ATGGACGCTAAGGATCGTCTCCGTCGGTACCTCGAGCAGCGCCGGGAGCTTGGCGAGTCCGAGCTCGTGCTGGACAGCCTCTCGATCGAGGACGTCATGAAGATGGTCGGCGCGAAATCGTCCGCGCCGAAGGTCGCCGACGTTCCAGCGACGGCGAAATCGAAGGCGCCAGCGCTGGCGGATCGGGATGCGGATGCGCCGCCTCCCGACCAGACGCACGACATGACGTCGGCGCCCGTCACACCGCCGCCCGAGCCCGGCGTGCGCTTCGATCGCGGTGCGACCACCGATTGGCGTGAGGCGTTGCGCAATGCCGGCGCAATGCGCCCTAGTGACGCGTCGTCAGCGCCGCCCATCGTAGTTACGCCGTCTCCCGCTGCCGAGGCTGCTGCCGATGCCGCTAATACGGCGGCGGCAGCGAGCACGCAGGCCATGGCGGATACGCCGATCAAGAATCTGCCAGCGTGGTTGTCGGCGCTCGAACTCCCGCTCGGGATTGAAGCGGGCCGTTTGCGCGTGATCGATGCGGCACCGGACGTAGCCAGTCTGCCCACCCTCGAGGAAATCGCCGAGCACGTCGCCGGCTGTACGCGCTGCGCGCTGTACAAGTCGGCCAAGCATCACGTACTGGGCGAAGGCAATCCGCAGGCTGAATTGCTGTGCGTGGGCGAAGCGCCTGGCGTACACGAAGATGAGCAAGGCCGCCCGTTCGTGGGCGAGGCCGGCCAGTTGCTGACCAAGATTCTGGGGGCGATTCAGCTATCGCGCGAGGAAGTTTTCATCTGCAACGTGCTGAAGCACCGGCCGCCGGGAAATCGCGATCCGTTGCCGGACGAAGTGGTCGCTTGTCAGCCATACCTGCTGCGTCAGATCGAACTCGTACGCCCTCGTGTCATTCTCGCGCTCGGTCGCTTCGCGGCGCAGACCCTGCTACAGACCACCACCGGCATCGGCGCACTGCGCGGCCGCATACATCGCTTTCACGGCGTGCCGCTCATCGTGACGTATCATCCAGCGGCGCTGCTGCGCAACGAATCGTGGAAGCGTCCCACCTGGGAAGACGTGAAGCTCGCCCGCCGCATTCTCGACGCATCGCGCGCTGCCAGCGCGGACTCTACGGCTCCATGA
- the coaBC gene encoding bifunctional phosphopantothenoylcysteine decarboxylase/phosphopantothenate--cysteine ligase CoaBC has translation MRPFDRQRILLGVTGGIASYKAAWLARLLTQAGAKVDVVLTRAASEFIGAITFEALTGRPVHTALIASGHALDHITLARAAQLVVVAPATADFLARAVGGHADDLLSACLLATTAPTLLVPAMNDRMWAHPQVTRNAAAARELGYHVLDPDNGALAAGEGSGPGRMPEPETILAYCARLLETPTVLEGRSVVVTAGPTREPIDPVRFLSNRSSGKMGVAIAAAAWRRGADVTLIVGPLDVATPPGLRVVTVETTSQMREAVLQALPGAAALVMAAAPADFTAAAPASAKIKKADAGDALALVRTDDILAATRASRPASCVTVGFALETGDATSEAHRKVADKGLDFIVANDALEAGAGFGVDTNRVTIVHADGREEHLPLQSKTQVADQILDRIEGLLHGR, from the coding sequence GTGCGTCCCTTCGACCGTCAGCGCATTCTGCTCGGGGTCACCGGCGGCATCGCGTCCTACAAGGCCGCGTGGCTGGCGCGCCTGCTGACGCAGGCTGGTGCAAAGGTCGACGTCGTCCTCACGCGGGCCGCATCGGAGTTCATCGGCGCGATCACATTCGAGGCGCTCACGGGACGTCCCGTACACACGGCGCTCATCGCGTCGGGGCATGCGCTGGATCACATTACGCTCGCCCGCGCGGCGCAGCTCGTGGTCGTGGCACCGGCGACCGCTGATTTTCTCGCGCGCGCCGTCGGTGGGCACGCTGACGATCTGCTTTCGGCCTGCTTGCTCGCGACGACGGCACCGACGCTGCTCGTGCCGGCCATGAACGACCGCATGTGGGCGCATCCCCAGGTGACGCGTAACGCGGCGGCCGCGCGTGAGCTCGGCTATCACGTGCTCGATCCTGACAACGGCGCACTGGCGGCTGGCGAGGGCAGTGGCCCCGGGCGCATGCCCGAACCCGAGACGATTCTGGCGTATTGTGCGCGCCTGCTCGAGACGCCAACGGTGCTTGAAGGACGCTCGGTTGTGGTCACGGCAGGTCCGACCCGCGAGCCCATTGATCCCGTGCGCTTTCTGTCGAATCGCAGCAGCGGAAAGATGGGCGTAGCCATTGCGGCGGCCGCGTGGCGACGCGGTGCTGATGTCACGTTGATCGTCGGTCCGCTCGATGTCGCCACGCCGCCCGGTCTGCGCGTCGTCACCGTTGAGACGACGTCGCAGATGCGTGAGGCAGTGTTGCAGGCGCTGCCGGGCGCCGCTGCGCTCGTGATGGCCGCGGCGCCAGCTGATTTTACGGCAGCGGCGCCTGCGAGCGCCAAGATCAAGAAGGCGGACGCCGGCGACGCACTCGCACTCGTCCGCACCGATGATATTCTCGCCGCGACCAGGGCGTCGCGCCCCGCGTCGTGCGTCACCGTCGGATTCGCGCTGGAGACGGGCGATGCGACCAGTGAGGCACATCGCAAAGTGGCCGACAAAGGGCTCGACTTCATCGTCGCCAACGACGCTCTGGAAGCCGGTGCCGGTTTTGGCGTCGACACGAATCGCGTGACGATCGTACACGCGGACGGCCGCGAAGAGCATCTGCCGCTGCAGAGCAAGACGCAGGTGGCGGATCAGATTCTCGATCGTATTGAGGGGCTGCTGCATGGACGCTAA
- a CDS encoding YicC/YloC family endoribonuclease encodes MIRSMTGFGQAEGTVGTSRVLVEVRTVNHRFFSPSIKVPGAYGRWETEVREAMRLKVSRGHVTLTARSERLATPAIAIDDERFAAVVAQLRDLHDRHGLSGGVDLATVLRMPDVMSAPREEEDTGTAADLVAIVERALDHLGRARAEEGARLATVLRERLDLVDAALQRIAIRAPERLMAQRDRLRAAVKELAEGLAVDETRLAQEIAILADRMDVSEELDRFRSHITAFHSVLADADAGGEPVGKRLGFLLQEMLREANTTGSKAADAAILHDVVGVKEELERIREQVENLE; translated from the coding sequence ATGATTCGCTCAATGACGGGCTTCGGCCAGGCGGAAGGCACAGTCGGCACCTCCCGGGTGTTGGTCGAAGTGCGTACGGTCAACCATCGGTTTTTCTCTCCGAGCATCAAGGTGCCGGGCGCCTACGGGCGCTGGGAGACCGAGGTGCGCGAGGCAATGCGCCTCAAGGTCAGTCGCGGGCACGTGACGTTGACTGCTCGGAGCGAGCGGCTGGCGACGCCGGCCATTGCCATCGACGACGAGCGTTTTGCGGCGGTGGTCGCACAGCTGCGCGATCTGCACGATCGGCATGGACTGTCCGGTGGCGTCGATCTCGCGACCGTGTTGCGCATGCCCGACGTCATGTCGGCGCCGCGCGAAGAGGAGGACACCGGCACGGCGGCGGACCTGGTCGCCATCGTGGAGCGAGCGCTCGATCACCTCGGGCGCGCCCGGGCCGAGGAGGGCGCGCGGCTCGCCACGGTCTTGCGCGAACGATTGGACTTGGTAGACGCCGCGCTGCAGCGGATCGCTATCCGGGCGCCGGAACGCCTGATGGCTCAGCGGGATCGACTCCGGGCGGCCGTGAAGGAGCTGGCCGAGGGCTTGGCCGTGGATGAGACCCGATTGGCGCAGGAGATTGCCATTCTGGCCGATCGAATGGACGTCAGCGAAGAGCTCGACCGGTTTCGATCGCACATCACCGCCTTTCACAGCGTCTTGGCGGACGCGGATGCGGGCGGGGAACCGGTCGGCAAGCGACTGGGCTTTCTCCTTCAGGAAATGCTCCGGGAGGCGAACACCACCGGCAGCAAGGCGGCCGACGCCGCGATTCTTCACGATGTGGTTGGCGTCAAGGAAGAGCTGGAACGCATCCGGGAGCAGGTCGAGAACCTCGAGTGA
- a CDS encoding low molecular weight protein arginine phosphatase, translating to MHLLFVCTGNTCRSPLAEAIARRMIDGRGIPDLTVGSAGTSAWADAPASDGALLVALEHGIDLGDHRSRPLAQELVSSAHVILTMGPHHLDRAEALGGTGRSWLLTDFAGGTPRPVSDPFGGDLDVYRATFVELEQAIGAVLDRIVADRSRSAP from the coding sequence ATGCATCTGCTCTTCGTCTGTACCGGCAACACCTGTCGCAGTCCGCTCGCCGAGGCGATCGCGCGGCGGATGATCGACGGGCGCGGCATTCCCGATCTCACGGTGGGGAGCGCCGGCACCAGCGCGTGGGCCGACGCGCCCGCGTCTGACGGCGCGCTGCTCGTCGCGCTCGAACACGGGATCGACCTCGGCGATCATCGATCGCGGCCGCTGGCGCAGGAACTCGTAAGCAGCGCGCACGTCATTCTCACCATGGGCCCGCATCATCTCGATCGGGCCGAGGCGCTGGGCGGCACGGGGCGGTCGTGGTTGCTCACTGATTTTGCCGGTGGCACGCCGCGTCCGGTGAGTGATCCGTTCGGGGGTGACCTCGACGTGTACCGCGCCACGTTCGTCGAGCTCGAGCAGGCCATCGGCGCCGTGCTCGACCGGATCGTCGCTGATCGTTCCCGCAGCGCACCCTGA
- the gmk gene encoding guanylate kinase, producing the protein MSPFPVILSAPSGGGKTTIARRVLERRADVGYSVSCTTRAPRDGEEDGRDYRFISLKAFAAARDAGEFAEWAEVHGNFYGTMRSEIQRVLNAGQHVLMDIDVQGARQFHVAFPDTVLIFVLPPSGEVLKSRLSARKSENRERLLVRLRNARAELGEVGRYHYVVVNDDLERAVDQVSAIIDAEGLRHDRVHEVEAQVEALIAQLEEEIHVFSKGD; encoded by the coding sequence GTGAGCCCATTTCCGGTCATCCTGTCCGCTCCCTCCGGGGGTGGAAAAACCACAATTGCGCGTCGCGTGCTGGAGCGGCGGGCCGATGTGGGTTATTCTGTTAGCTGTACCACGCGTGCGCCTCGGGATGGTGAGGAGGACGGGCGTGACTATCGCTTTATCAGTCTCAAGGCATTTGCCGCCGCGCGTGACGCGGGCGAATTCGCCGAGTGGGCTGAGGTGCACGGGAATTTCTACGGAACGATGCGCTCGGAAATTCAGCGGGTGCTGAATGCCGGGCAGCACGTGCTCATGGACATCGACGTGCAGGGGGCGCGACAATTCCACGTCGCGTTTCCCGATACGGTGCTGATTTTCGTGTTGCCGCCGTCGGGCGAGGTGCTGAAGTCTCGGCTCTCGGCGCGGAAAAGCGAGAATCGTGAGCGGTTGCTCGTTCGCTTGCGGAACGCTCGTGCGGAATTGGGAGAAGTCGGACGCTACCACTACGTGGTGGTCAACGATGATCTCGAGCGCGCGGTCGATCAGGTGAGTGCGATTATCGATGCGGAAGGACTGCGGCACGACCGGGTACACGAAGTCGAGGCGCAGGTCGAGGCGCTCATTGCGCAGCTCGAAGAGGAAATTCACGTTTTCAGCAAGGGCGACTGA
- the radA gene encoding DNA repair protein RadA, whose product MAKAKTVYRCTECGAEFPKWAGRCESCDAWNTLGEEMVSNAPTSKRTAARSVPGIAAATVTLGRVTAADTPRWTTQLNEFDFVLGGGLVPGSMVLVGGEPGIGKSTLLLQVAARLETAGLATLYVSGEESALQVRLRADRLAEDASSVALLTETSLETILATASQPTPDGRRFSVLIVDSIQTVHTELLEGAPGNVGQVRECAARLMRFAKDTGTAVFVIGHVTKGGGIAGPKTLEHIVDTVLYFEGDGTLDHRVLRATKNRFGSVDEIGVFRMVGTGLIPVENPSALFLGDRRDVASGSAVCALMEGTRPVLVEVQALAARAGFGTPQRVANGIDARRLALLLAVLDKRGGFSCAQLDVFCNIVGGMRVQEPSVDLAIVAAIASSVVDKPLPAQAIFLGEVGLGGEVRPVSQVERRLAEAAKLGMTRAYLSDRAIPRRVPGDITLVGVRTLADVLQKTVGKDAT is encoded by the coding sequence ATGGCCAAGGCGAAGACGGTTTATCGTTGCACCGAATGCGGCGCGGAGTTTCCCAAGTGGGCGGGACGCTGCGAGAGCTGTGACGCGTGGAATACCCTCGGCGAGGAGATGGTCTCCAACGCGCCGACCAGCAAGCGCACGGCAGCGCGGAGTGTGCCCGGCATCGCCGCCGCCACGGTCACCCTCGGTCGTGTCACGGCGGCCGATACCCCGCGGTGGACCACGCAGCTGAATGAGTTCGATTTCGTGCTCGGTGGTGGCCTTGTGCCGGGCAGCATGGTGCTCGTGGGCGGCGAGCCTGGAATCGGCAAGAGCACGCTGCTGCTCCAGGTGGCCGCCCGACTCGAAACCGCCGGCTTGGCCACCCTGTATGTGTCCGGCGAAGAGAGCGCGCTGCAGGTGCGTCTGCGCGCCGACCGACTCGCCGAGGATGCGTCGTCGGTTGCGCTGCTCACGGAAACGTCACTCGAAACCATTCTCGCCACGGCGTCGCAGCCGACGCCCGATGGTCGCCGCTTCAGTGTGCTGATCGTCGACTCGATTCAGACGGTGCACACCGAACTGCTCGAAGGCGCACCAGGTAACGTTGGGCAGGTACGCGAGTGCGCGGCGCGTCTCATGCGGTTCGCGAAGGACACCGGCACCGCCGTGTTCGTGATCGGTCACGTGACGAAGGGCGGCGGGATCGCTGGTCCGAAGACGCTCGAGCACATCGTCGACACCGTGCTGTACTTCGAAGGCGATGGTACGCTCGATCATCGCGTGCTGCGCGCCACGAAGAATCGTTTCGGCTCGGTCGACGAGATCGGTGTGTTCCGCATGGTCGGCACCGGACTGATTCCGGTGGAGAATCCGTCGGCGCTGTTTCTCGGCGATCGGCGCGATGTGGCAAGTGGCAGTGCCGTCTGTGCGCTCATGGAAGGCACTCGACCGGTGCTGGTGGAAGTGCAGGCGCTCGCCGCGCGGGCCGGCTTCGGCACACCGCAGCGCGTCGCGAACGGCATCGACGCCCGCCGGTTGGCGCTACTGCTGGCCGTGCTCGACAAACGCGGTGGGTTCTCGTGTGCGCAGCTCGACGTCTTCTGCAACATCGTCGGTGGCATGCGCGTGCAGGAGCCCAGTGTGGATCTTGCCATCGTGGCTGCGATCGCTTCGAGCGTGGTCGACAAACCGCTCCCGGCGCAGGCCATCTTTCTCGGTGAAGTCGGGCTGGGCGGCGAAGTGCGTCCGGTGTCGCAGGTCGAGCGGCGCCTGGCTGAAGCGGCCAAGCTCGGCATGACTCGTGCCTATCTCTCGGACCGCGCGATCCCGCGACGCGTGCCGGGCGACATCACGCTGGTTGGCGTGCGGACGTTGGCGGATGTGCTACAGAAAACGGTCGGCAAGGATGCAACATGA
- the dnaB gene encoding replicative DNA helicase: protein MTSLVVPNAAAPATRDPFKERRPPWSEEAEQAVLGAMLLDADAVMRAAEHVDDTMFYREGHRRLFRAMISITERGGVIDPLTLADELERRGELEHAGGREYLGFLLDAVPTVANVEYHARIVKERALLRRLIEVSTEIVSEAFEGRTAAADLLDSAESRIFSLSQTRERTGFSRIKELLWPAMEKLELLAQREAAITGVPSGFNELDFMTSGFQPADLVIVAARPSMGKTAFTLNIAQHAAITAKVPVAFFSLEMSKESLVQRMLASEALIDAQALRKGGRALDESMPRLAQAAGILSHAPIFIDDTPGITLLDMRAKARRLKSEHDLGLIIVDYLQLMTGPAGVENRQQEVSQISRGLKALAKELGVPVVALSQLSRAPEQRTGDDKGRPQLSDLRESGAIEQDADVIMFIFRQEVYAERDENGRLKDPDLEGRAEIIIGKQRNGPIGSARLYFHKQYTRFDNFSARQAPNDFGGPKSDFGGPKLVKGADDFGGTPF from the coding sequence ATGACCAGTCTCGTCGTTCCCAACGCTGCCGCCCCAGCCACGCGCGATCCGTTCAAGGAACGCCGGCCCCCTTGGTCCGAGGAGGCCGAGCAGGCCGTGCTCGGTGCCATGCTGCTCGACGCCGACGCCGTGATGCGTGCGGCGGAGCACGTCGATGACACGATGTTCTACCGCGAGGGACATCGCCGGCTCTTCCGCGCCATGATCTCGATCACGGAGCGCGGCGGCGTTATCGATCCGCTCACGCTCGCCGATGAACTGGAACGCCGTGGAGAGCTCGAGCACGCGGGTGGTCGCGAGTATCTCGGGTTCCTGCTCGATGCGGTGCCGACGGTTGCGAACGTGGAGTATCACGCGCGGATCGTGAAGGAGCGCGCACTGCTGCGCCGCCTCATCGAAGTGTCGACCGAAATTGTGTCGGAGGCGTTCGAGGGGCGCACCGCGGCGGCGGATCTGCTCGACTCCGCTGAGTCACGCATCTTTTCGTTGAGCCAAACGAGAGAACGGACCGGCTTCTCGCGCATTAAGGAGCTGCTCTGGCCGGCGATGGAGAAGCTCGAACTGCTCGCGCAGCGCGAGGCCGCGATTACGGGCGTACCGAGCGGCTTTAACGAGCTCGATTTCATGACATCGGGGTTCCAGCCGGCCGATCTGGTGATCGTGGCTGCGCGTCCCTCCATGGGTAAGACCGCCTTCACGCTCAACATCGCGCAGCACGCCGCCATTACGGCCAAGGTGCCAGTGGCCTTCTTCTCGCTCGAAATGAGCAAGGAGTCGCTGGTGCAGCGTATGCTCGCGTCGGAGGCGCTCATCGACGCGCAGGCGTTGCGTAAAGGCGGTAGGGCGCTCGACGAATCGATGCCGCGTTTGGCGCAGGCGGCTGGTATCCTGAGCCATGCGCCTATCTTCATCGACGACACGCCAGGCATCACGCTGCTCGACATGCGCGCCAAGGCGCGTCGGCTCAAGTCCGAGCACGACCTCGGACTCATCATCGTCGACTACCTGCAGCTCATGACGGGGCCTGCCGGCGTCGAGAACCGACAGCAGGAAGTCTCCCAGATTTCGCGTGGCCTGAAAGCCCTTGCGAAGGAGCTGGGCGTGCCAGTCGTGGCTTTGTCACAGCTGTCGCGTGCACCGGAACAACGCACCGGCGACGACAAGGGACGTCCACAGCTCTCCGACCTTCGTGAATCGGGCGCCATCGAACAGGATGCCGACGTGATCATGTTCATCTTCCGCCAGGAAGTGTACGCCGAGCGTGATGAGAACGGCCGGCTCAAGGATCCTGATCTCGAAGGCCGCGCCGAGATCATCATCGGCAAGCAGCGTAACGGACCGATCGGCAGTGCGCGGCTGTACTTCCACAAGCAGTACACGCGCTTCGACAACTTCTCGGCCCGGCAGGCGCCCAACGATTTCGGCGGACCGAAGTCGGATTTCGGCGGACCGAAGCTGGTGAAGGGCGCCGATGATTTCGGCGGGACGCCCTTCTGA
- a CDS encoding shikimate dehydrogenase: MTEQRQERAVRAAQRPSRLVILGHPVAHSLSPVFQNAALLDAGIPVVYDREDVAPDALTEALRRLAAEGAGGNITIPHKEAAAALISRCTPTARRVGAVNTFWTEQGELVGHNTDVDGAVATIRALVPAEVSAPGDRSVVLLGAGGSAAATLVALSSLGYHRITMVARTTGRAHALSERLAIPAQVVRPDALERVVADAELVINATPIGLRDDALPMLVAMIPARCAVFDLVYRRGRTPWIAACREAGRRAEDGLRMLVEQGASAFEAWFDVLAPRAVMWRALDAAPPTHDGR, translated from the coding sequence GTGACGGAGCAGCGTCAGGAGCGTGCAGTCCGTGCGGCGCAGCGTCCGTCGCGCCTGGTCATTCTTGGGCACCCCGTGGCGCACTCGCTTTCCCCGGTCTTCCAGAACGCGGCGTTGCTCGACGCGGGAATTCCCGTCGTGTACGACCGCGAGGATGTCGCGCCGGATGCGCTGACCGAGGCGCTGCGACGCCTCGCGGCGGAGGGCGCAGGCGGCAACATCACGATTCCGCACAAGGAGGCCGCGGCCGCGTTGATCTCGCGGTGCACACCGACCGCGCGTCGCGTCGGAGCGGTCAACACCTTCTGGACGGAGCAGGGCGAGCTCGTCGGGCACAACACCGATGTCGATGGTGCCGTCGCCACGATACGTGCGCTCGTTCCCGCCGAGGTCTCCGCTCCAGGCGACAGATCGGTTGTGTTGCTTGGTGCCGGCGGGTCGGCCGCCGCGACGCTGGTGGCGCTGTCCTCGCTGGGCTATCACCGCATCACGATGGTCGCGCGCACCACGGGGCGAGCGCACGCCTTGTCGGAACGACTCGCCATTCCGGCGCAGGTTGTTCGACCCGATGCGCTGGAGCGTGTCGTCGCCGACGCGGAGCTCGTCATCAACGCGACGCCGATCGGCTTGCGCGACGACGCGTTGCCGATGCTTGTCGCCATGATTCCCGCCCGCTGTGCCGTGTTCGATTTGGTATATCGGCGGGGACGCACACCGTGGATCGCGGCCTGCCGTGAGGCCGGACGTCGTGCCGAAGATGGCCTCCGCATGCTGGTCGAGCAGGGTGCCTCGGCATTCGAAGCGTGGTTCGACGTGTTGGCACCGCGTGCGGTGATGTGGCGGGCGCTCGACGCCGCGCCACCGACCCACGATGGTCGATGA
- a CDS encoding L-threonylcarbamoyladenylate synthase, translating into MSVHREALTVPFWSPVEVEAALRDAMTHLSERRVLAYPTETVYGFGTAVDHESVEALVQLKGRPPGKPFLLLINDPAQIARLDLHLPTYASTLAARFWPGPLTLVLRGGDHRVSPRLRGPEGGVAVRWTPHVGLQRLLAAYGEPITSTSANRPGVPPAMTAAEIVQQWPDAIHRGLLHVLDGGRLAPSRSSTVVDCTGRRARVIRPGVLTAIQLRECVPDLVGDT; encoded by the coding sequence GTGTCCGTGCATCGCGAAGCGCTCACCGTACCGTTCTGGTCTCCCGTCGAGGTCGAAGCGGCGCTGCGTGATGCGATGACGCACCTGAGTGAGCGGCGCGTGCTCGCGTATCCAACGGAAACCGTCTATGGATTCGGCACGGCCGTCGATCACGAGTCCGTGGAAGCGCTGGTGCAGTTGAAGGGTCGGCCGCCGGGTAAACCGTTTTTGCTGCTCATCAATGATCCGGCGCAAATCGCGCGACTGGATTTACATCTGCCGACGTATGCATCGACGTTGGCAGCGCGGTTCTGGCCGGGACCGCTCACGTTGGTGCTGCGTGGGGGCGATCATCGCGTGTCGCCGCGTTTACGTGGTCCAGAGGGCGGCGTGGCCGTGCGGTGGACCCCACACGTCGGCCTGCAGCGCCTCCTCGCAGCCTACGGTGAACCGATCACCAGCACGAGTGCGAATCGCCCCGGGGTTCCGCCTGCGATGACGGCCGCTGAAATTGTACAGCAGTGGCCCGACGCCATTCACCGCGGACTGCTGCACGTGCTCGACGGCGGTCGGCTGGCGCCGTCGCGTTCGTCTACGGTGGTAGACTGCACCGGCCGTCGCGCGCGCGTGATCAGGCCCGGTGTGTTGACAGCGATCCAGCTGCGTGAATGCGTGCCGGATCTCGTGGGCGATACCTAG
- a CDS encoding DNA-directed RNA polymerase subunit omega yields the protein MQVFTPSDVSKHAANKYLSVLIAAKFARVLNEFPRDRSAHEKKLTTRALEELAHGEIEYRVVPRRRPG from the coding sequence ATGCAGGTTTTTACTCCGTCCGACGTGTCGAAGCACGCGGCCAACAAGTATCTGAGCGTGCTCATCGCGGCCAAGTTCGCGCGCGTGCTCAACGAATTCCCCCGCGATCGCTCGGCGCACGAGAAAAAGCTCACGACGCGCGCGCTCGAAGAGCTCGCCCACGGTGAGATCGAGTATCGCGTGGTACCGCGCCGCCGTCCGGGCTGA
- the ispD gene encoding 2-C-methyl-D-erythritol 4-phosphate cytidylyltransferase, which yields MSESPTAPRRVIPPPVITSRGDESATADGVVRDVGVVIVAGGSGSRTGSAELKQFRWVAGKPALLHSVQAFMARPDVAIVVVVLPKAYAADPPPWLFQCDVDRLLVSVGGRERHESVVNGLEDLPEDVVIAVVHDAARPLVTDATIDRVIAEARKGHGAVAALPVVDTLKEVDADGRIVRTVDRTSLWRAQTPQAFPRTMLEQAHIAARRDGVGATDDAGLCERLGLPVVVVRGSERGMKITEDVDFARADALSLLPE from the coding sequence ATGAGTGAGTCGCCAACAGCACCGCGTCGCGTGATTCCCCCACCGGTGATCACGTCACGCGGGGACGAGTCGGCGACAGCCGACGGCGTCGTTCGCGACGTCGGCGTGGTCATCGTGGCCGGCGGCTCCGGCTCGCGCACGGGCAGTGCCGAGCTTAAGCAGTTTCGCTGGGTGGCCGGAAAGCCTGCGCTGCTGCACAGCGTGCAGGCGTTCATGGCGCGCCCCGATGTGGCGATCGTCGTGGTGGTGCTTCCCAAGGCGTACGCGGCCGATCCGCCACCCTGGTTGTTCCAGTGCGATGTCGATCGGCTGTTGGTATCGGTCGGTGGACGCGAGCGGCATGAAAGCGTTGTGAATGGACTCGAAGATCTGCCCGAGGACGTCGTCATCGCCGTCGTGCACGACGCCGCGCGTCCACTGGTGACCGATGCCACGATCGATCGAGTGATCGCCGAAGCACGGAAGGGCCACGGTGCCGTCGCGGCGCTCCCTGTGGTCGACACGCTAAAGGAAGTCGATGCCGACGGCCGCATCGTGCGCACGGTGGATCGCACGAGTCTCTGGCGCGCGCAGACACCGCAGGCGTTCCCGCGCACGATGCTCGAGCAGGCGCATATCGCGGCGCGCCGCGATGGCGTCGGCGCGACCGACGACGCCGGACTCTGTGAGCGCCTCGGTTTACCGGTCGTCGTGGTGCGCGGCAGCGAACGAGGAATGAAGATCACCGAGGACGTCGATTTCGCTCGCGCCGACGCCCTCAGCTTGCTACCGGAGTAG